In one Arachis duranensis cultivar V14167 chromosome 9, aradu.V14167.gnm2.J7QH, whole genome shotgun sequence genomic region, the following are encoded:
- the LOC107464074 gene encoding transcription repressor OFP17, which produces MLLRDTIHKSKVLFHKSLRKFRSLFRGGYQKLPRSLSFNTLLCGSGNARTHTTSDQFYNEFYDHLQYDLSRMKRFCSNSNNITNSKSKEPEIEDIVSFAKQSPQKSFHEDMPKEEKKKKKKNKGNSSQVRNKEDSTKGANVLLLAQKMRELDMVDEGDLEDVLDIEEALHYYSRLKSPVYLDIVDQFFMDMHSELSFPQPSVSIRTSKQRLGSIRL; this is translated from the coding sequence ATGCTGCTAAGAGACACCATTCACAAAAGCAAGGTTTTATTCCACAAAAGCCTTAGAAAATTCAGGTCTTTATTCCGTGGAGGGTACCAAAAACTACCAAGATCACTCTCCTTCAACACTTTACTTTGTGGAAGTGGCAATGCAAGAACTCACACAACAAGTGACCAATTCTACAATGAGTTCTATGATCACTTGCAGTATGATCTCAGCAGAATGAAGAGGTTTTgcagcaacagcaacaacatAACAAATTCCAAGTCAAAAGAGCCAGAAATTGAAGATATTGTGAGTTTTGCAAAGCAAAGTCCACAAAAGAGCTTTCATGAAGACATgccaaaggaggagaagaagaagaagaagaaaaacaaagggAACTCATCACAAGTAAGAAATAAGGAGGATTCAACAAAGGGAGCTAATGTTTTACTTTTAGCACAGAAGATGAGAGAATTAGATATGGTTGATGAGGGTGATCTTGAGGATGTACTAGACATAGAAGAGGCACTACATTACTATTCTCGCCTTAAAAGCCCTGTCTATTTAGATATCGTGGACCAGTTTTTCATGGATATGCACTCAGAGCTATCGTTTCCACAGCCCTCTGTTAGCATCAGAACCTCAAAGCAGAGACTTGGTTCAATCAGGTTGTAG
- the LOC107463897 gene encoding putative Peroxidase 48, whose amino-acid sequence MATLMSKMLKKMSFFILLFCIFLSFNTNNNSINSRISITTTTTSSFCNPSSSSSASSCSSSHSRSVPLDSFSNYPVSLSVKINGGVGEDDDDDDDEFGVLDAGDNDDDDKNDSSDDDEDGGESLQYDYYRNSCPKAERIVRSTMQHIHRTKPYLIPAILRLVFHDCFIQGCDASVLLDDDDYIDSEKEAPPNGSLKGFDVIETIKSKLEEACPRIVSCADILVLAARDSVALAGGPFYPLYTGRRDGSNSYADIATYELPSPYSDLSHTLNSFKAKGFDEREMVTLLVCIGEIHCEFFKNRLYNFSGTNEPDPSIEVEFLNLLKSRCSASSPSSTSGYTSHRTLSSTAFESTFSSGSPSSSVEEPGITMDLEQPQSDFGITYYRNLLQGRGILYADQQLLEGEVTRYWIKEYALDSTLFHKHFALAMMKLSDLHILTPPMGNIRLNCSKVA is encoded by the exons ATGGCAACTTTGATGTCAAAGATGCTCAAGAAGATGAGCTTCTTCATTCTCCTCTTCTGCATCTTCCTCTCTTTCAACACCAACAACAACAGCATCAACAGCAGAATAAGCATCACCACCACAACCACCTCCTCTTTCTGTAacccctcttcttcttcttctgcttcttcttgttcttcttcgcACTCTCGTTCTGTTCCTCTGGACTCGTTTTCCAATTACCCTGTCTCGTTATCTGTCAAGATCAATGGTGGTGTTGGTGAAGATGATGACGACGATGATGATGAATTTGGTGTTCTTGACGCtggtgataatgatgatgatgacaaaaaTGATTCTTCTGACGATGATGAAGATGGTGGTGAGTCACTTCAGTATGATTACTACCGAAATTCGTGCCCCAAAGCAGAACGAATTGTTCGCTCCACCATGCAACATATTCACCGCACCAAACCCTATTTGATTCCAGCTATCCTTCGCCTTGTTTTCCATGATTGTTTCATTCAG GGATGTGATGCTTCGGTTTTgttagatgatgatgattacATTGATTCAGAGAAAGAGGCACCTCCCAATGGAAGCCTCAAAGGTTTTGATGTAATTGAAACCATCAAATCCAAGCTTGAAGAAGCTTGCCCTAGAATTGTTTCTTGTGCCGATATTCTTGTACTAGCTGCTAGAGACTCTGTGGCTCTG GCTGGTGGCCCCTTCTATCCATTATATACCGGCCGGAGAGATGGTTCGAACTCTTATGCTGACATTGCAACGTATGAGCTTCCTTCGCCCTATTCTGATTTATCACACACCCTTAATTCCTTCAAAGCAAAGGGATTTGATGAAAGGGAGATGGTCACTCTCCTAG TCTGTATTGGCGAAATCCACTGCGAATTCTTCAAAAACCGCCTCTATAACTTCAGCGGAACCAATGAACCTGATCCTTCTATAGAAGTTGAATTTCTGAACCTACTGAAATCAAGATGCAGTGCATCATCTCCCTCATCTACATCAGGATATACTTCCCACCGCACCCTTTCATCAACAGCTTTTGAGTCAACTTTTTCCAGTGGCTCCCCTTCTTCCTCAGTAGAAGAGCCAGGAATTACTATGGACTTGGAACAACCTCAATCAGATTTTGGAATTACCTACTACCGCAACCTATTGCAAGGTAGAGGAATCTTGTATGCTGATCAGCAACTACTGGAAGGCGAAGTAACTCGTTATTGGATCAAGGAATATGCTCTAGATTCTACTTTGTTCCATAAACATTTCGCCCTCGCAATGATGAAACTCTCAGATCTCCATATATTGACACCGCCTATGGGTAACATTCGGCTCAATTGTTCAAAGGTTGCATGA
- the LOC107463896 gene encoding LOW QUALITY PROTEIN: uncharacterized protein LOC107463896 (The sequence of the model RefSeq protein was modified relative to this genomic sequence to represent the inferred CDS: deleted 1 base in 1 codon), with the protein MEVKEEEEEVKFSAFPFKPYSIQMEFMKALYHSLNQGGVSMLESPTGTGKTMSVICSALSQKKIDTTDVDDKEFLLEEYESEEEGDLGSVMLKRKATKSMLNSSSEDESDDAEGEEDEKKFKVYFCSRTHSQLSQFIKELQKTIFANEMTVVSLGSRKNLCINKDVLSLGNSTRINERCLELQKKKKNEATRVKNIRVGAHTRRTKASSGCPMLRKHKLQHEFRNEVSERGPLDIEDLANLGKTLGTCPYYGSRSMVVRADLVVLPYQSLLSKSSREALGLNLKSNIVIIDEAHNLADSLISMYDSKITLSQLENVHCHVEWYFVRFRSLLGPANRRYIQTLMVLTQAFLRVLLNEKNGNPMDSYHDIEHASEESRTSDFTMAINDFIFELNIDNINLIKLLKYIKESNIMHKVNSYGEKVANLENTSARNEIREHGEEGGCLSAFQALADILLSLTNNDSDGRIIVSRSSSSSSFRKQGGYIKFVMLSGEKIFSEIVDQAHAVLLVGGTLQPIEETRERLFPWLPPNQLHFFSCGHIVPPDSIMPIAISRGPSGRSFDFSYSSRSSLDMMRELGLLLCNLVTVVPEGIVVFFPSFDYEGKVYELWGSSGIIERITRRKRIFREPRNNMEVESVLKEYKDAICALSSVSTEANQASQSGAVLLAVVGGKISEGINLSDGMGRCVIMVGLPYASPSDIELLERIKHIEGFRNSKSIENTPFGASCDVYSGDAQGGFDILRSCSQRGTQHYTVICMYIVSGRAIRHINDYAAILLVDTRYASDSSKRSLSHPVNKLPQWIKDRLVSSTNNYGEVHRLLHQFFKFKKRS; encoded by the exons atggaagttaaagaagaagaagaagaagtgaagtTCTCAGCGTTCCCTTTCAAGCCATATTCGATTCAGATGGAATTCATGAAGGCTCTTTATCACTCTCTCAACCAAGGTGGCGTCTCCATGTTAGAAAGCCCTACTG GTACTGGGAAGACTATGAGTGTTATTTGTAGTGCTTTG TCACAAAAGAAAATTGATACAACAGATGTTGATGACAAGGAGTTTCTACTTGAAGAGTATGAGAGTGAAGAAGAAGGGGATTTAGGGAGtgtgatgttgaagaggaaggcTACTAAAAGCATGCTTAATTCTTCGAGTGAAGATGAGTCTGATGATGCTGAGGGGGAGGAGGATGAGAAGAAGTTCAAGGTTTATTTCTGTAGCCGAACACATTCACAGCTTTCGCAGTTCATAAAGGAGTTACAGAAGACAATCTTTGCTAATGAGATGACTGTTGTGAGTTTAGGGTCAAGGAAAAATCTTTGCATTAACAAAG ATGTGCTTTCACTTGGAAACTCCACACGCATAAATGAGCGATGCTTGGAACtccagaagaaaaagaaaaatgaagctACTAGAGTGAAG AACATAAGAGTAGGTGCACACACACGCAGAACAAAGGCCTCTTCTGGTTGCCCAATGCTTAGAAAACATAAACTACAACATGAATTCAGGAATGAGGTATCTGAACGAGGACCCTTGGATATTGAAGATCTTGCAAACCTTGGAAAAACATTGGGAACCTGTCCGTACTATGGCTCTAGAAGCATGGTTGTGAGAGCTGATCTTGTTGTTCTTCCATATCAATCTCTTTTGTCGAAATCATCTCGTGAAGCTCTTGGTCTGAATTTAAAATCCAATATTGTTATAATAGATGAGGCACATAATTTAGCTGATTCACTCATCAGCATGTATGACTCAAAAATTACTTTATCACAG CTGGAGAATGTGCATTGCCATGTAGAATGGTACTTTGTGAGATTCCGGAGTCTTTTGGGACCAGCCAACCGGAGATATATTCAAACTCTGATGGTTCTGACTCAAGCTTTCCTTCGAGTACTACTCAATGAGAAGAATGGAAATCCGATGGATTCTTACCATGACATAGAACATGCTTCTGAAGAAAGTAGAACATCTGATTTTACTATGGCCATCAATGATTTTATCTTTGAACTAAATATAGACAATATCAACTTGATCAAATTGTTAAAGTATATAAAGGAAAGTAATATCATGCACAAG GTTAATAGTTATGGAGAAAAGGTGGCTAATTTGGAGAATACATCAGCACGCAATGAAATTCGGGAACATGGGGAGGAGGGGGGATGTCTGTCTGCTTTCCAGGCATTAGCGGATATATTACTGTCACTGACAAACAATGATAGCGATGGAAGGATAATAGTTTCGAGGTCTAGTTCATCATCAAGCTTTAGGAAACAAGGGGGATATATCAAGTTTGTTATGCTCAGTGGCGAGAAGATTTTCTCTGAG ATTGTAGATCAAGCACATGCTGTTCTATTAGTAGGGGGAACTCTTCAACCTATAGAAGAGACAAGGGAGCGATTATTTCCGTGGTTACCACCGAATCAGTTGCATTTCTTTTCATGCGGCCACATTGTCCCTCCAGATAGCATTATGCCAATTGCGATTTCTCGTGGTCCTTCTGGCCGCTCCTTTGATTTTAGCTACAGCTCTAGAAGCTCACTAGACATG ATGCGAGAACTAGGCCTTTTGCTATGTAACTTGGTGACTGTGGTTCCTGAAGGAATCGTagtcttcttcccttctttcgaTTATGAAGGTAAAGTGTATGAACTCTGGGGATCTTCTGGCATCATTGAGAGGATTACTAGGAGGAAGCGTATCTTTAGAGAGCCTAGGAATAATATGGAAGTTGAATCTGTTCTAAAGGAATATAAAGATGCCATTTGTGCATTATCAAGTGTGAGTACAGAAGCAAACCAAGCATCTCAAAGTGGTGCAGTGCTCCTTGCTGTTGTTGGTGGGAAGATATCTGAAGGGATCAACTTAAGTGATGGAATGGGTCGGTGTGTCATCATGGTTGGACTGCCATATGCTAGTCCATCTGATATCGAGTTATTGGAAAGGATAAAGCACATAGAAGGTTTTCGAAATTCGAAGTCCATTGAAAATACCCCATTTGGTGCTAGTTGTGATGTATATAGTGGAGATGCACAAGGTGGTTTTGACATCTTAAGAAGTTGCAGCCAGAGAGGGACCCA ACATTACACtgttatatgtatgtatattgtTTCAGGTAGAGCAATTCGTCATATTAATGACTATGCAGCAATTTTGCTTGTTGATACTAGATATGCATCTGATTCCTCCAAAAGGAGCTTATCCCACCCAGTCAACAAGCTACCACAGTGGATAAAAGATCGTCTTGTTTCTTCCACTAATAACTATGGTGAAGTGCACAGGTTGCTCCATcagtttttcaaatttaaaaagagaAGCTGA
- the LOC107464080 gene encoding kinesin-like protein KIN-13B — protein sequence MNRQGQRSGASAVHQHRHYSENLLEPSSNASWLHSHSNIHSSSSFIPPLQDYNLYGGGGSRMYRNSVQRSFSGGSDYYYDAEASALPKKKYGEEVSPADFSPGLLDIHSFDTELLPEMPASDVSDATLYQPTLGRGFDDAEPYMLSKQSGRGRAPDNNLMSNVSSTDKEKSSSVAKIKVVVRKRPLNKKEIAKNEEDIIETISNSLTVHETKLKVDLTQYVEKHEFVFDAVLNEEVTNDEVYRETVEPIVPIIFQRTKATCFAYGQTGSGKTYTMKPLPLKASRDILRLMHHTYKNQGFQLFVSFFEIYGGKLFDLLNDRKKLCMREDGKQQVCIVGLQEYQVSDVEMIKELIDQGNATRSTGTTGANEESSRSHAILQLAIKRSTDGNGSKPPRVAVIGKLSFIDLAGSERGADTTDNDKQTRIEGAEINKSLLALKECIRALDNDQGHIPFRGSKLTEVLRDSFVGNSRTVMISCISPSSGSCEHTLNTLRYADRVKSLSKGHNSKKETISSINLKESITIPVSSFPASAYEDHVADASLEDNDVDEFSPPEEYYEEVKPSLKKYGKIEPSYGVTEDKSKKQNNQIKWKDLPNVEPKTVHSDDDLNALLKEEEDLVNAHRKQVEETMNIVREEMNLLVEADQPGNQLDDYVTKLNAILTQKAAGILQLQTRLAHFQKRLKEHNVLVSSNGY from the exons ATGAACAGACAAGGGCAGCGATCCGGTGCTTCGGCGGTGCACCAACACCGTCACTACTCCGAAAACCTTCTCGAACCTTCCTCCAATGCCAGCTGGCTTCACTCTCACTCTAACATTCACTCCTCTTCCAGTTTCATTCCTCCTCTTCAG GATTATAATTTGTATGGTGGAGGAGGAAGCAGAATGTATAGGAACAGCGTTCAAAGGAGCTTCAGCGGAGGAAGTGATTATTACTATGACGCGGAGGCCTCCGCCCTGCCCAAGAAGAAGTATGGCGAGGAAGTTTCGCCGGCCGATTTCAGCCCAGGCCTCTTGGATATCCATTCATTTGATACTGAGCTTCTTCCTGAG ATGCCAGCTTCTGATGTATCCGATGCCACCCTATATCAGCCTACGCTTGGTAGAGGGTTTGATGATGCTGAGCCTTACATGTTGAGTAAGCAGAGTGGCAGAGGTCGCGCACCTGACAACAACTTAATGAGTAATGTTTCTTCTACTGATAAGGAGAAATCCAGCTCTGTCGCAAAGATTAAAGTTGTG GTTCGCAAAAGACCACTTAACAAGAAGGAAATAGCAAAGAATGAGGAAGACATTATAGAGACAATATCGAATTCTTTAACAGTGCATGAGACTAAACTTAAG GTCGACCTAACTCAGTATGTAGAGAAGCATGAATTTGTTTTCGATGCTGTCTTGAACGAGGAGGTTACAAATGATGAG gtaTATCGTGAAACAGTGGAGCCCATAGTGCCAATAATTTTTCAACGAACTAAGGCGACTTGTTTTGCATATGGGCAAACAG GAAGTGGGAAAACTTACACAATGAAGCCACTGCCTCTAAAAGCATCAAGGGACATCTTGAGATTGATGCATCATACTTACAAGAATCAGGGATTTCAGTTGTTTGTTAGTTTCTTTGAAATATATGGTGGAAAGCTTTTTGATCTCCTTAATGATCGGAA AAAACTGTGCATGAGAGAGGATGGTAAGCAACAAGTTTGCATTGTTGGCTTGCAAGAGTACCAGGTATCCGATGTAGAGATGATCAAAGAACTGATAGACCAAGGAAATGCCACACGAAGTACTGGCACCACTGGTGCAAACGAGGAATCTTCAAGGTCACATGCAATACTTCAGCTTGCTATCAAGAGGTCAACTGATGGCAATGGGTCGAAGCCTCCTCGTGTTGCTGTTATTGGCAAGCTCTCCTTCATTGATCTTGCGGGAAGTGAACGTGGAGCAGATACCACAGATAATGACAAACAAACAAG AATAGAAGGTGCTGAGATCAATAAAAGCTTACTTGCCCTGAAGGAGTGCATAAGAGCTCTCGATAACGATCAGGGACACATCCCATTCAGAGGCAGTAAATTGACTGAAGTTTTAAGGGATTCCTTTGTTGGTAATTCCCGCACTGTTATGATATCATGCATATCACCAAGCTCTGGTTCATGTGAACATACTCTCAATACATTAAGATATGCTGACAG AGTAAAAAGCCTATCAAAGGGTCACAATTCTAAGAAGGAAACTATATCTTCAATCAACCTCAAGGAATCTATTACAATTCCTGTATCTTCTTTTCCTGCATCTGCCTATGAGGATCATGTGGCTGATGCATCGCTGGAAGATAATGATGTGGATGAATTTAGCCCTCCCGAAGAGTACTATGAAGAGGTGAAACCATCATTAAAGAAATATGGAAAGATAGAGCCGTCGTATGGTGTGACAGAAGACAAATCGAAGAAGCAGAATAATCAGATCAAATGGAAGGACCTCCCAAATGTTGAACCTAAAACTGTACATTCAGACGATGATTTGAATGCCCTCTTAAAG GAGGAGGAAGATCTTGTAAACGCCCACCGGAAACAAGTAGAGGAGACCATGAATATTGTTAGAGAG GAAATGAACCTCTTGGTTGAAGCAGATCAACCAGGGAATCAGCTGGATGATTATGTTACAAAGCTAAATGCCATTCTAACACAGAAAGCTGCTGGTATCTTGCAGTTGCAAACCCGTTTAGCACATTTTCAAAAACGTTTGAAGGAGCATAATGTTTTGGTTTCATCTAATGGTTACTAA